A section of the Anabaena cylindrica PCC 7122 genome encodes:
- a CDS encoding response regulator has product MNREQGTGSRRDNYELQITNYKLQITNYELRITNYDVMSIKCILVIDDEEVIQEVIQGCLEDIGEWEVITASSGKEGLLVAESKLPDGILLDVSMPEMDGLETLQKLQLHPVTQRIPVVLLTAKVQPADQARFSQLAVAGVIPKPFDPLILVDLVANAFHWDV; this is encoded by the coding sequence GTGAATAGGGAACAGGGAACAGGCAGCAGAAGAGATAATTACGAATTACAAATTACAAATTACAAATTACAAATTACAAATTACGAATTACGAATTACGAATTATGATGTTATGTCCATAAAGTGTATTTTGGTAATTGATGACGAAGAGGTAATTCAGGAAGTGATTCAAGGATGCCTGGAAGATATAGGAGAATGGGAAGTTATTACTGCTAGTTCAGGTAAAGAAGGATTGTTAGTAGCTGAATCTAAATTACCAGATGGCATACTGTTGGATGTATCTATGCCCGAAATGGATGGTTTAGAGACGCTTCAAAAATTACAACTACATCCTGTGACGCAAAGGATTCCTGTTGTGCTGTTAACCGCTAAGGTTCAACCTGCTGATCAAGCTCGGTTTTCTCAATTAGCCGTTGCTGGGGTTATCCCCAAACCGTTTGATCCCTTGATTTTAGTTGATTTGGTAGCAAATGCTTTCCATTGGGATGTATGA
- a CDS encoding PAS domain S-box protein, which translates to MKSAMNARIDQRFFPYIGAISSLAIAMLAVGTALFITWQLKSVLTNTIASFFFVAVAVSTWYGGLRLGLMTTILSVLTINYFFIPPIYNFTPATWNDFILLGLFFANSSIISLLSYDLQRSKKTLEQINQQLLGESTQRYASLAAAVPVGIFRTNLVGHCLYVNEQWCKITGMTFDQALGTGWVQALHPSDRDRIIQAWSQTTQNQEKSITVEFRFLRPDGVVTWVFTQAVVEQTNNGEVISYIGTVTDISESKQREEQLRLLESVIVTTNDAVLITAAEPIDLPGPKIVYVNPAFTQMTGYTSAEILGKTPRILQGEKTERAALDKIRANLQTWQPVQVEMINYRKDGSDFWVELNIIPVTDERGWFTHWIAIQRDITDRKQAETTLKLANVKLESRVALRTIELSQANAQLQLELKERQRAEVALRQSEAKFRSLSEFSPMGIFMNDAQGQCIYTNPRAQEIAGYTFAEALGFGWLEFVHPQDRKQITPQWIQAFSEQQGTVYEELRYVHKDGTIRYARVQSAPIFAENNKFIANVGTMEDITASRAIAQMKNEFISVVSHELRTPLTAIRGSLGLLAAGVYDKKPEKGKRMLQIASEQTDRLVRLVNDILDLGRLESGKMTLVMQSCDAATLIGKSVDAMQSSAEQNQITLSVNSPPSLQLWANPDAIIQTLTNLLSNAIKFSPPHTTIWINVECCEDIENVSGSSSPHSLVRFEVKDQGRGIPLDKLEAIFDRFQQVDASDSREKGGTGLGLAICRRIIQQHDGNIWAESTMGEGSSFYFTLKRTGNSE; encoded by the coding sequence ATGAAAAGTGCTATGAATGCAAGAATTGACCAGAGATTTTTCCCTTATATAGGTGCTATTAGTTCATTAGCCATAGCTATGCTCGCCGTAGGCACTGCCCTCTTCATAACCTGGCAACTGAAATCTGTACTCACAAATACCATCGCTTCATTTTTTTTCGTGGCAGTTGCAGTTTCTACCTGGTATGGCGGACTCCGACTAGGATTAATGACAACCATACTATCAGTATTGACGATCAACTATTTTTTTATTCCCCCGATCTACAACTTTACTCCTGCAACTTGGAACGATTTTATTTTGTTAGGGTTATTTTTTGCAAATAGCTCAATCATCAGTTTACTCAGTTATGACCTACAGAGAAGTAAAAAGACACTAGAACAAATCAACCAGCAACTACTCGGAGAAAGTACGCAGCGTTACGCCAGTTTAGCCGCAGCAGTTCCCGTTGGCATCTTTCGCACCAATCTGGTAGGACATTGCCTTTATGTGAATGAACAGTGGTGCAAAATAACTGGAATGACCTTTGATCAAGCCCTGGGAACTGGCTGGGTACAAGCTTTGCATCCAAGCGATCGCGATCGCATTATTCAAGCATGGAGTCAAACCACTCAAAACCAAGAAAAATCTATTACTGTGGAATTCAGATTTCTCCGTCCTGATGGTGTAGTGACATGGGTATTCACTCAAGCAGTAGTAGAACAAACAAACAATGGAGAAGTAATTAGCTATATTGGCACAGTCACAGATATTAGTGAAAGCAAACAACGAGAAGAACAACTCAGATTACTAGAATCTGTAATTGTTACCACCAATGATGCCGTCCTCATTACCGCAGCCGAACCCATAGACTTACCAGGGCCAAAGATTGTTTACGTTAATCCTGCATTTACGCAAATGACAGGATACACCTCAGCCGAAATATTAGGAAAAACACCGCGCATTCTCCAGGGAGAAAAGACCGAACGAGCAGCATTAGATAAAATCAGAGCCAATCTCCAAACTTGGCAACCAGTCCAAGTAGAAATGATCAATTACCGCAAAGACGGCTCTGATTTTTGGGTCGAATTAAATATCATTCCTGTAACAGATGAAAGAGGCTGGTTTACTCATTGGATTGCCATTCAACGAGATATTACAGATAGAAAACAAGCAGAAACAACATTAAAATTGGCAAATGTAAAATTAGAAAGCCGGGTAGCTTTACGCACCATAGAACTCAGTCAAGCAAATGCTCAACTCCAACTAGAACTGAAAGAACGTCAAAGGGCAGAAGTAGCATTAAGGCAAAGTGAAGCCAAATTTCGCTCTTTAAGTGAATTTTCACCAATGGGCATTTTTATGAACGATGCTCAGGGGCAGTGTATTTATACTAATCCTCGCGCTCAGGAAATTGCTGGATACACCTTTGCGGAAGCCTTGGGATTTGGATGGTTAGAATTTGTTCATCCTCAAGACCGAAAGCAAATTACTCCTCAGTGGATTCAAGCCTTTTCAGAACAGCAAGGAACTGTATATGAAGAACTTCGGTATGTTCATAAAGATGGAACAATTCGCTACGCACGAGTGCAAAGTGCGCCTATTTTTGCTGAAAATAATAAATTTATTGCTAATGTTGGCACAATGGAAGATATTACAGCCAGTCGAGCAATTGCTCAAATGAAAAATGAGTTCATTTCTGTTGTTAGTCATGAACTTCGTACCCCCCTCACCGCTATTCGTGGTTCATTAGGATTGTTAGCTGCGGGAGTCTATGATAAAAAACCAGAAAAGGGAAAACGGATGTTACAAATTGCCTCAGAGCAAACAGACCGACTAGTGCGGTTAGTCAATGACATCCTAGATTTGGGACGATTGGAATCGGGAAAAATGACTTTGGTAATGCAAAGTTGTGATGCAGCGACACTAATCGGTAAATCTGTAGATGCTATGCAATCTAGTGCTGAACAAAATCAGATTACCCTATCTGTAAATTCTCCTCCATCTCTCCAACTTTGGGCAAATCCTGATGCCATTATTCAAACTTTGACTAATCTATTGAGTAATGCAATTAAGTTTTCTCCTCCGCATACGACTATTTGGATAAATGTTGAATGCTGTGAAGATATTGAAAATGTCTCTGGGTCTTCTTCACCTCATTCTCTGGTGAGATTTGAAGTGAAAGATCAAGGTAGAGGAATTCCACTAGACAAACTAGAGGCAATATTTGATCGTTTTCAACAAGTTGATGCTTCTGATTCTCGTGAAAAAGGGGGTACAGGTTTAGGTTTAGCTATATGCCGTCGAATTATTCAACAACATGATGGTAATATCTGGGCTGAAAGTACTATGGGTGAAGGCAGTAGTTTTTATTTCACCTTAAAAAGAACAGGGAACAGTGAATAG
- a CDS encoding response regulator, translated as MTTRRILVVDDEEFIQEIVQSCFEDIAGWDVITASSGKEGLVKAMKEQPDAIVLDMMMPEMDGMTFLRYLKADPNIQSIPVVLITAKVDFTEPMRLLSLGVAGAIAKPFDPILLVDQVCNYLGW; from the coding sequence ATGACGACCAGACGCATTTTGGTTGTTGATGATGAGGAATTTATTCAAGAGATAGTCCAGTCCTGTTTTGAGGATATTGCTGGTTGGGATGTGATTACTGCTAGTTCGGGTAAGGAAGGTTTAGTTAAGGCTATGAAGGAACAGCCCGATGCTATTGTTCTGGATATGATGATGCCAGAAATGGACGGTATGACATTTCTACGATATTTGAAAGCAGATCCCAATATCCAATCTATTCCTGTGGTGCTAATTACAGCGAAGGTTGATTTTACAGAACCCATGCGTTTATTGAGTTTGGGAGTAGCAGGTGCGATCGCAAAACCTTTTGATCCCATATTACTAGTCGATCAAGTTTGTAACTACCTTGGGTGGTAA
- the ppsA gene encoding phosphoenolpyruvate synthase: MQKIQQNQENERPLSKEQALVLPFNTVGIADIPFVGGKNASLGEMIQQLSSKGVQVPTGFATTAYAYRFFISGAGLETKLRQIFADLDVEDIDNLRQCGKQARALMLDTPFPLELQQAIAQSYQILCQEYGEDTDVAVRSSATAEDLPDASFAGQQETYLNVHGIKGVLESCHKCFASIFTDRAISYRQNKGFDHFEVALSVGVQKMVRSDLACSGVMFSIDTETGFKDAALITAAYGLGETVVQGAVNPDEYLVFKPTLKQGFKPILQKRLGTKEIKMVYDLGGMKLTKNVSVLPSERHQFALNNGEILQLATWTSIIEDHYSQVRGMDTPMDIEWAKDGVTGELFIVQARPETVQSQKTKNVLRSYQLKEKGQIILTGRSVGEMIGQGKARVILDASQIQQFQAGDVLVTNRTDPDWEPIMKKASAIVTNSGGRTCHASIIAREMGIPAIVGCGNATTELQTGQEITVSCAEGETGKVYAGLLNFEINELPLENLPRTRTKIMMNVGNPEEALGLTAIPNDGVGLARMEFIIANHIKAHPLALLHFDDLEDELAKYKIAELTAQYENKAEFFIDKLAQGIGTIAAAFYPKPVIVRLSDFKSNEYANLLGGRQFEPKEENPMLGWRGASRYYDPRYREGFALECEAMKRVRNEMGLTNMILMVPFCRTPEEGRRVLAEMAANGLVKGENGLEVYVMCELPSNVILADEFSQVFDGFSIGSNDLTQLTLGLDRDSELVAHLFDERNSAVKRTIARAIATVKQFNRKIGICGQAPSDYPEFARFLVEEGIDSISLNPDSVLKTLLEIAAAEAVS, from the coding sequence ATGCAGAAAATACAACAAAATCAAGAAAATGAGCGCCCATTATCTAAAGAACAAGCACTAGTCTTACCGTTTAACACCGTGGGAATTGCAGATATACCCTTCGTAGGTGGAAAAAATGCCTCTTTAGGAGAGATGATTCAACAACTGAGTTCCAAAGGAGTACAAGTTCCCACTGGGTTTGCTACCACTGCATACGCTTATAGATTTTTCATTAGTGGAGCAGGACTGGAAACAAAACTAAGACAGATTTTTGCAGATTTAGATGTAGAGGATATAGATAATCTGCGTCAATGTGGTAAACAAGCTAGAGCATTGATGTTAGATACGCCATTTCCGCTAGAGTTGCAACAAGCGATCGCACAATCCTATCAAATTCTCTGCCAAGAATACGGTGAAGATACTGATGTTGCAGTACGTTCTAGTGCCACAGCCGAAGACTTACCAGACGCTAGTTTTGCCGGACAGCAGGAAACCTATCTCAATGTCCACGGAATCAAAGGTGTATTAGAATCTTGTCATAAATGCTTTGCTTCCATTTTCACTGACCGTGCTATTTCCTACCGACAAAATAAAGGCTTCGATCACTTTGAAGTAGCCCTATCAGTCGGGGTACAAAAAATGGTACGTTCTGACTTGGCTTGTTCTGGTGTCATGTTCTCCATTGACACAGAAACAGGTTTTAAAGATGCAGCCTTAATTACCGCTGCTTATGGTTTGGGTGAAACCGTGGTTCAAGGTGCAGTTAACCCAGACGAATATTTAGTATTTAAACCAACTCTTAAACAAGGATTTAAACCAATTCTCCAAAAACGTTTGGGGACAAAAGAAATTAAAATGGTTTATGACTTGGGAGGGATGAAATTAACTAAAAATGTTTCTGTTCTCCCTTCAGAACGCCACCAATTTGCCCTCAATAATGGCGAGATACTCCAGTTAGCAACCTGGACTAGTATTATTGAAGACCATTATTCTCAAGTGCGTGGTATGGACACGCCAATGGATATTGAATGGGCAAAAGATGGAGTGACAGGAGAATTATTTATCGTCCAAGCTAGACCAGAAACAGTACAATCTCAAAAAACGAAAAATGTTCTGAGAAGTTATCAATTAAAAGAAAAAGGGCAAATTATACTCACAGGTCGTAGCGTTGGGGAAATGATTGGTCAAGGTAAAGCTAGAGTTATTCTTGATGCGTCGCAAATTCAACAATTTCAAGCCGGAGATGTGCTAGTAACAAATCGCACAGATCCAGACTGGGAACCAATTATGAAAAAAGCCAGTGCCATTGTTACTAACTCTGGTGGTAGAACCTGTCATGCATCCATAATTGCCAGAGAAATGGGAATTCCGGCTATTGTCGGTTGTGGTAATGCGACGACAGAATTACAAACTGGACAAGAAATTACTGTTAGTTGTGCAGAAGGGGAAACAGGCAAAGTTTATGCAGGTTTATTGAACTTTGAAATTAATGAATTACCTTTAGAAAATTTGCCCCGCACCCGCACTAAAATTATGATGAATGTGGGCAACCCAGAAGAGGCACTAGGTTTAACAGCGATTCCTAATGATGGTGTGGGTTTAGCAAGAATGGAATTTATTATTGCTAACCATATTAAAGCCCATCCTTTAGCATTACTGCATTTTGATGATTTAGAAGATGAACTGGCTAAATACAAAATTGCTGAGTTAACTGCCCAATATGAAAATAAAGCTGAATTCTTTATTGATAAACTAGCGCAAGGTATTGGTACAATTGCCGCTGCTTTTTATCCTAAACCTGTAATTGTCCGGTTGTCCGATTTCAAGAGTAACGAATATGCAAACCTCTTAGGTGGTAGACAATTTGAACCGAAAGAAGAAAATCCGATGCTTGGTTGGCGTGGTGCTTCTCGTTACTACGATCCCCGTTACCGTGAAGGTTTTGCCCTTGAATGTGAGGCAATGAAGCGGGTGCGGAATGAAATGGGTTTAACCAATATGATTTTGATGGTTCCCTTTTGTCGTACTCCTGAAGAAGGAAGACGTGTGCTGGCGGAAATGGCAGCAAATGGGTTAGTCAAGGGCGAAAATGGTTTAGAAGTTTATGTGATGTGTGAGTTACCCAGTAACGTGATTTTAGCTGATGAGTTTAGCCAAGTCTTTGACGGCTTTTCCATAGGTTCCAATGACTTGACACAATTAACTTTAGGTTTAGATCGGGATTCTGAGTTAGTGGCACATTTGTTTGATGAACGCAATTCAGCTGTCAAGAGAACAATTGCCAGAGCGATCGCTACTGTCAAACAGTTTAATCGCAAAATTGGTATCTGCGGTCAAGCCCCCAGCGATTATCCAGAATTTGCACGCTTCCTTGTCGAAGAAGGAATTGATTCAATCAGTCTCAACCCTGACTCTGTACTCAAAACTCTGTTAGAAATCGCCGCAGCGGAAGCAGTATCTTGA
- a CDS encoding PAS domain S-box protein, which produces MQFNEQLIDLPNLHQVIDRYPLTISVDSHVVDAIILMNQEHSNSLELINFSAVLPRHKSSQKETSYVLVVEETQLVGIFTLRDVLRLTAFGLDLSRTTMAEVMTKHPITLKNSEFQDISTAFLLLKQYQIHHLPIVDDGGELLGIITESSLLQQLDLVKIVGIAQATQQYLGKSINESPNDQQIERVVHNTQDLLQSRVEEQVAEEIKVTEELQQTLEEMQIFEEEIIQQNEQLGVAHEIAELERRRYQDLFQFTPYGYVVTDKLGLIQEANYAASLLLSVDQNYLIGKPITIFIGQPDRQNITSQLKNFQQFQEWEVELEPRHGESFPANVRISAMYDSQKQWCGWCWLLCNITERRQAEAALRRTSEQLEQKVAERIAELVIINQALQQEIIEHQQTELALRESEERFRQFGENIQAQIIWIKSCNSGATVYVNSAYEKIWGRSCQSLREQPLSWKEAIHPEDRDRILTEIDESHQKGESASLQYRIIQPNGEIRWIWGRCFPVQNQQGELEYCGSITEDITEYKQVEEERSKTQERLTLALEAANMGIWDWEIQTNQTLWSSNMGPIYGLPSHTLCPSPENFLYLIYPEDRNNFTKAVKLAIEQKTEFVSEHRVIWSDGSLHWLSARGKVYYDENDQPARMLGTTREISERKQAEQKIHEQAALLDIATDAIFVRDFQTEILFWNQGAEKIYGWQNHEAMGKNFRDIFYSTTSPQPEEVIALQTVVKSGTWHGELRRKTKFGQEIMVESRWTLMFDAEGQPKSILIVDTDITKKKELEEQFYRTQRLESIGTLAGGIAHDINNILTPILGAAQLLKGRLAHEQERHPLLLTIIENNAKRGAGLVKQVLSFARGLKGERAIVQVKHLIADVIQIGRQTFPKSIEFAAQISEDLWAVSGDTTQLHQVLMNLVVNARDAMPEGGCLQITAENLFIDETYTRMNFESKVGHHIVITITDTGIGMTPEILNRIFEPFFTTKEVGTGTGLGLSTVLGIIKSHDGFITVSSEVAKGSTFKIFLPSVEEPQIPAIEDLEMHSGQGELILVVDDEPQIRDVAKIILEQYNYQTITASNGIEAIALYAQHKKSISAVLMDMMMPEMDGITAIRTLQRMNPQVQVIACSGLSTIEVLPESANTEVQAVLFKPYTANDLLRNIDQIIRKAGV; this is translated from the coding sequence ATGCAATTCAACGAGCAACTGATTGATTTGCCAAATTTACATCAAGTGATTGATCGTTATCCTTTGACGATTAGTGTTGATAGTCATGTAGTCGATGCTATTATCTTGATGAATCAAGAACACAGTAATAGCTTAGAACTGATCAACTTTTCAGCAGTATTACCACGCCACAAATCAAGTCAAAAAGAAACTAGCTACGTTTTAGTGGTAGAAGAAACGCAGTTAGTAGGAATATTCACTCTGAGAGACGTATTAAGATTAACAGCTTTTGGTCTGGATTTATCCAGGACGACAATGGCTGAAGTGATGACCAAGCACCCCATTACATTAAAAAACTCAGAATTCCAGGATATTTCCACAGCTTTTTTGTTGTTAAAGCAGTATCAAATTCACCATCTACCAATTGTGGATGATGGGGGAGAATTACTAGGAATAATTACAGAATCGAGTTTATTACAACAATTGGATCTAGTGAAAATAGTCGGTATTGCTCAAGCTACACAGCAATATTTAGGTAAATCAATAAATGAATCGCCCAATGATCAGCAAATAGAAAGGGTAGTGCATAATACTCAGGATCTCTTACAAAGCCGGGTAGAAGAACAAGTTGCTGAAGAGATAAAAGTTACCGAAGAACTTCAGCAAACCTTAGAAGAAATGCAAATATTTGAAGAGGAAATAATTCAACAAAATGAACAACTTGGGGTTGCTCATGAGATTGCAGAATTAGAGCGCCGACGTTACCAAGATTTGTTTCAATTTACTCCTTATGGTTATGTTGTCACTGATAAATTGGGTCTAATTCAAGAAGCCAACTATGCGGCTTCATTGTTATTATCGGTAGATCAAAATTACTTAATAGGCAAACCAATAACAATTTTTATTGGTCAACCAGATCGACAAAATATTACATCCCAACTGAAAAATTTCCAGCAATTCCAAGAATGGGAAGTTGAACTTGAGCCACGACATGGGGAGTCTTTTCCTGCTAATGTGAGGATTTCAGCCATGTATGATTCCCAAAAACAGTGGTGTGGTTGGTGTTGGTTATTGTGCAATATTACTGAACGCAGGCAAGCAGAAGCAGCATTACGCCGAACCTCTGAACAGTTGGAACAAAAGGTAGCAGAACGTATTGCTGAATTGGTTATTATTAATCAAGCGTTACAACAAGAAATTATTGAGCATCAGCAGACAGAGTTAGCACTGCGGGAGAGTGAGGAAAGATTTCGCCAATTTGGGGAGAATATTCAAGCGCAGATAATTTGGATTAAATCTTGCAATAGCGGCGCAACTGTATATGTAAATTCTGCTTATGAGAAAATATGGGGACGGAGTTGCCAAAGTCTTAGAGAGCAACCCCTATCCTGGAAAGAAGCAATACATCCAGAAGATCGCGATCGCATCTTAACAGAAATAGATGAGAGTCATCAAAAAGGTGAATCCGCTAGTTTACAGTATCGCATTATCCAACCCAATGGAGAAATACGCTGGATTTGGGGCAGATGCTTCCCTGTTCAGAATCAGCAAGGAGAGCTTGAATATTGTGGCAGTATTACCGAAGATATTACCGAATACAAGCAAGTAGAAGAAGAACGCAGCAAGACTCAAGAACGACTGACTTTAGCCCTAGAAGCTGCCAACATGGGTATATGGGATTGGGAGATCCAGACCAACCAAACCCTATGGTCTAGCAATATGGGGCCAATTTATGGTTTACCGAGTCATACATTATGCCCCAGCCCGGAAAACTTCCTCTATTTAATCTATCCAGAAGACCGTAATAATTTCACTAAAGCTGTAAAACTTGCCATTGAGCAAAAAACTGAATTTGTCTCCGAACATCGAGTAATTTGGAGTGATGGCAGCCTGCATTGGTTAAGCGCCAGAGGTAAGGTTTATTATGATGAAAACGATCAGCCAGCCAGGATGCTTGGTACAACTAGAGAAATATCAGAACGAAAGCAAGCAGAGCAAAAAATCCACGAACAAGCAGCCCTACTTGATATCGCTACCGATGCAATTTTCGTGCGAGATTTCCAGACCGAAATCTTATTTTGGAATCAAGGTGCAGAAAAGATATACGGTTGGCAAAATCATGAAGCTATGGGTAAAAACTTCAGGGATATTTTTTACTCTACAACTTCGCCACAGCCAGAAGAAGTAATTGCGCTCCAGACTGTAGTTAAATCGGGAACTTGGCATGGTGAGTTACGTAGAAAAACCAAATTCGGCCAAGAAATTATGGTTGAAAGTCGTTGGACACTGATGTTTGACGCAGAGGGACAACCCAAATCTATTCTGATTGTAGATACTGATATTACTAAGAAAAAAGAACTTGAAGAACAGTTTTACCGCACCCAGCGTCTAGAAAGTATCGGGACTCTAGCAGGTGGCATTGCCCACGATATCAACAATATATTGACACCTATTTTAGGCGCAGCGCAATTACTCAAAGGTAGATTGGCCCATGAGCAAGAACGCCATCCCCTACTATTGACAATTATTGAAAATAATGCTAAACGCGGGGCAGGTTTAGTCAAGCAAGTGTTATCTTTTGCACGAGGATTAAAAGGAGAACGGGCAATTGTACAAGTTAAACATTTAATTGCAGATGTCATTCAAATTGGTAGACAGACATTTCCCAAATCTATCGAATTTGCAGCCCAGATATCAGAAGACCTATGGGCAGTTTCTGGAGACACGACACAACTACATCAAGTCCTGATGAATCTGGTAGTTAATGCCCGTGATGCGATGCCAGAAGGAGGCTGTCTGCAAATTACTGCGGAAAATCTGTTTATTGATGAAACCTATACGCGGATGAATTTTGAATCCAAAGTTGGACATCATATCGTTATTACAATTACAGATACTGGTATTGGAATGACACCAGAAATATTAAATAGAATTTTTGAACCATTTTTCACCACCAAAGAAGTTGGTACTGGTACAGGATTAGGTTTGTCAACGGTGTTGGGAATTATTAAAAGCCATGACGGTTTTATAACAGTTTCTAGCGAAGTTGCTAAAGGTAGTACATTTAAGATTTTCTTGCCGTCTGTAGAAGAACCTCAAATTCCGGCAATCGAAGATTTGGAAATGCACTCAGGGCAAGGAGAATTGATTTTGGTGGTAGATGATGAACCTCAAATTCGTGATGTTGCTAAAATCATCCTCGAACAATATAATTATCAAACGATAACTGCTAGTAATGGCATTGAAGCGATCGCACTTTATGCTCAACACAAAAAAAGCATCAGCGCAGTTTTAATGGATATGATGATGCCAGAAATGGATGGGATCACGGCTATTCGCACTTTGCAAAGAATGAATCCACAAGTCCAAGTGATTGCTTGTAGTGGACTAAGTACAATAGAAGTGTTACCAGAATCAGCCAATACAGAAGTACAGGCAGTTTTATTTAAACCCTATACTGCCAATGATTTATTGCGAAACATCGATCAAATAATTCGTAAAGCAGGAGTTTAG